Part of the bacterium genome, TTTGCCACAGGCGAAAAACCTGCGTCTGCTAAACATGTACATAGGGGCTTCCCATGAGAGCAGTAACGCTCTGCAACTGGGCCTCCGCGGTCCGCGTAACTGGCTGAGTTTCGCGCTGACCGCCGCGGAGACGGTGGCCTGGACGGTTCTGCTGAGCGAGCCGCCGGAATCCGTGATGGGCAAAGTGGCGCAAGCCCTGGGGCAGCGTAGCCGCTGGAGCCGCGAGCGAGCCGCGGGTCTGCTGCGGGTGTTAATCTCGGCGTATGCGGAGGTTGTCACGACTCCCCGTCACGGAGACCACGTGCCGGGGGAACGCCATGTCAATGCGGCCATCGCTTTCCTGCATACCCACTATTTCGAGCCCGATTTATCTCTCCGACAAGTCTCCTTGGCTGTGGGCCTGTCTTCTTCGCGTCTTTCCCACCTGTTTCGGCAAACGACGGGCCAGACACTCTCGCAGACGGTTGTGGATATCCGTCTCCGGCGGGCCCTGCAGATGCTCGCGCAGAGCGGCTACATCATCAAAGAAATCGCCGCACTGACCGGCTGGAGCAGCCAGCTTTATTTTTCAGCGGCGTTCCACAAACGTTACGGGACATCACCGAGCGCGTACCGAACCCAAGCCAGCACGAAGCGAACCCTCGCCCAAACGGGGGGGCTTTCGGAATGAGCCGATTAAAATCGGCAGAGAATAGAGACTGATATCCATCTGGTTCGCACTCTGGACACCAGTGAAAAAGCAGGGATCGGGTATGTCGATACTCTCACAAAGAATTACAGAAGGGTCTAGAGTTTCACGCTGGGTTGACCTTGCGTCGCCGTTCTAATTCTTCGACATCCACCTTGTCCTTGCCGCGACCGGTGGCGGATTTATTCCGGACCAGGTCCTCATACCCAATGAATGGCACATCAAGGTCATCTAGTCGCACGGTCTGTCGCCGAGTATAGGCATCATCGAATGTGACACCGGAAATTGCGTTCATCACATGGAGCTTCAGAGGTTCATGCCCAACCTCAACAATGCTCTTTGGAACAAGAAAAGTTCGGGCGTCAATATCGGATTTTGAGAAACCGAATTCGTAAAATGCGCCAGCGACAGCCTCCGCCGTTTGTGAATCCAAGGCAATGAATACATCAAGATCGCCCGTGTAACGGGGGTAGCCGTGAACAGCAACCGCATATCCACCAACCACCAGATAACGGACCTTATGCTCTGTGAGTAATACCAAGAAGTCGTGGAAGTCTTTGTGTAGCATAATCAGATCCCATAAAGCTGGCCCTCAAAAATTCAACAGCCTCAATTCGCCTTTGAGGTGATACACGAAGCCATTCGGCTCCATCTGTCCGCTCGGAGTCCAACTTCCGCACTCGCGGCTTCCCGCGTTCAAAAACAAACGCACTTTCAGCCATTCGTTTACGGTTAACATTCATTTATGTAGTATGTCACAATCAACTTTAACTAACCATAAAAAAAGCCCCCATATGAACCTGTGGATTCACACATTATCGCGTCTCTTCAACAATCGTCATGAATGGATCCCGCTTGCGATATTCCTCATGGCAGATACTCCCATATTCGCGGCTCACACCATCGCCCTCGAAATACATCCGGTCCAATTTCACTTCGATAAGGCCACCATTGTCGGGTTTTCAAAATGGATCGTCCGATGCACCAATTCTCATGAACTCATCTTCGAGGCCTCTTTCAGTCTTTGCATTCCATCGGGAAAACCTCTTGCATGATAGGGAACTCCAGCATCCGCTGCAACCGGGCGGATTCATATATCCCCATGATGATCTCGAGCCCTCTCAACGCCTCACTGGCATCAATACGGGTCGCCGAACCTGTCGTCATCGCGCGCTGGATATCCTCGTACGCGCGATGCACGTAAAGCGTGCCATCCTCGCTGTGGTGAAAATGCTCGTTGGTCGCGGGACTTACAACTCCCTCACTGCCCGTCATCTTCCGGAATACGCAGCCTTCACCGCTCATGGGGTCCAACCGCAATTCTGCAAACCCTCGTGTTCCATTCGCACGGAGAACGGGTAGTTTGCCGCAGGTCTTTTTGCCCACCTCGATGGTCATCCTGGTGCCATCGTCAAAGTGTAAACTAGACAGCATCTGGGTTTCGACTTTTGTCCCCTGGTAGTCCCCCACATCGGTCAAATCCGTGGCGCCAATAACCAGAACGGCCTTCCGCTCCGTGCCCAATGCGAAAAGGGCGGCATCCACCAGGTGTGGGCCGAAGTTGATGAAGGTATCGAACGGCTGGGCGATATCGATGCCTTCCAGTTCGCCAATTTCCTTATCCATTACCGCCTGACGCCACCACTCGAACGGCTTGCCATAGCGGCGCTGGTGATGAACAAACAACCGGCAACCGGTTTTGGCGGCTTCCGTCATCATCCGCCGGGCCGCGCCCAGTCCCATGGCCATCGGCTTCTCGATGACTACTCCCTTGGCGCCAGCTGCGACCGCCGCCAGAACCATTTCTTCACGGTAGGGCGGATAGGCACTGACAGTTACCAGGTCCGGTTTCTCCTGCGTCAGCATGGCGCGATAATCCGTATAGGAGGTACAGCCGGCGAACTCCACGGCAAAGTCAGCGACGTTCTGCTCAACACGATCGGCGGCCGCCACCAGTTTCAGCCCACTCACACGGCCAATCGCCCAGCCATGCGCATACCCGATTGAATGCGCCCCACCCTTGCCCGGCGCGCTTGATCCACATCCTATGATTGCACAACGTAATGTCATAATCCTATCCCTTTCACTCTTCACATCTCACGTTTCACTCTTCACGTCTCACTCCCCGGTCCAGTCAAAGGCCAGGGAGAAATTATTCTTCTGATCGTCACGCAACGCGGCGTAGGCCGAAGGCGCCTCCTTGAACGAAACCGGCTTCTTGATGAAGTCCCCCGCCCGTAAGGTGCCACGCCGGAAGGCCTCCACTGCCCGCTGCCGGTCCTCCACCCCTCGGTCCTTCGGCGCCAGGATAATGACCCCTTCGCCGGGAATGAACCCGAAGGGATCGATGGTTACCTTGTCCAGGTAGTTCGCCTGCATGACCAACCGGGCCCAGTCCTGATGATAGAAGACGATCGGCTCGACCTTGTAGTCCGCCCCATACGCCTGTGGTTTCTTGCGGATCAGCTGGTAGGCCATCATCGCTCCGGCTACAGAACCGGAGGACTCCACAACGATATCCGCTCCGCCATTGCAGAGCGTCTGGATCCGGGCCTCGGCATCCGGCTCACTTACATTGACAGTCGCGGCCACACCCCACGCCTTCGACCGCTCCAGCCGCGCGGGCTCACGGTCCGCTACAATCACGCGGCAGCCGGCCGCCTGCAGCCATGCGCCCGAGAATGCACCGATCAAGCCCTGCCCCAGCACCACCGCCGTCTCGCCCGCCTTAGGTGCCGCCGCCAGCACCCCGCGCAGACTGATGGCCGATATTTCCGCAACAATATAGTCCAAAGGGTTCGCGCCCGCCGGCAAGAGAACCGGACGGTCCTCACCCTGCGTGGTATAGACATGGTGGCTGGCCTGTCCGCCCCACATCGAAGCGACACCCGGTACCGGCCTCGGATTACGCCCGCTGATGAGGTCCCCCACGCGGAAGCCCTTCGCCTCCGGCCCCACGGCCACCACTTCGCCGACCACCGAATAGCCGGGGATCACGGGGTACTTCTCCTTCGCCCCGTAGAGCCCGCCCAACACACGCAGTTCCGTGCCCGACGACACCATCGTATAGTGCGTCCGCACCACGATGTCCGTAGGACCACAGGCGCCGAGTTCGTAGTCGCGCACTTCAACGTGATTGATTCCGATAAAAGTAATGGCTTTAATTTTCTGACTCATCATTTCCCCTTTCCTGCCGCTATCGTGATTTGATACACATTTCAGTTGTGAGGCCATATATACGACCGGCATATTGATAATGGAATGAACAAAAGCGGCTTTTCTTAATGAACAAATCAGAGATACCCTCTTCGGCTCCAGCCTGTTTATTTGCACTGGAATTACCAACATGCGCCGGGCAACGTTGCTTTATGCACTCCCACGCCTGCACGGAAATCATCTGGTACTGCGGGTGCGAGGGCTGGCTACCGCAAGGCACGGAGCGGCTGCGCTACCGGAACGGGGACATCGCCGTCTACCAGCCGGGCATGCTACATGGCGACGAATGCAATAAACGCGGCACCCAGGTCTGCCTGGGCGTGACGGGCAGCGGTGCAGAGGCGTTGCTACCCGGGGTCTGTCACGCAGACCCTGACACGCGCAAGTCCTGCGTACAACTGAGGAGGGAATTAGGCCGGCACGATGACGGACGACAGGATCGCTTGAATTTGCTGGGCGGGCTGCTCGTGTTGGAATTGAGGCGGCAACTTGCCACGCAGGCCGCCGCCGGCCCGCTTGAGCCGCCCCACGTGACGGCGGCGCGGCGGATCTTCGACACGCAGTTCGCCAAACCGCTTTCCATCGCAGGCGTGGCCGCGCAGCTCTCGATCAATCCGGATTACCTGCGGCAACTATTTATCAAACATACCGGGGAAACACCGATACACTATCTGATCCGGAAACGGATGGAACACGCATGCGACCTGCTGCGGCTCAACCAGGAAACGACTACCAAAATCGCCGCACGCGTCGGCATTGAGAACCCATATTATTTCAGCCGCCTGTTCCGTAACCGTTTCAGCCTCCCTCCCTCTCAGTACCGCGCCAAATATACGCAGAAACGTGCACCGTCATAAGAAGCCTCTGAGCAAGTCCCGTTCTGCCAGGCTGCAAATAATGTTTCAGGCGGCGGCATCGAGATGGCGATCCATTACCTGTTTCGGATGCCTACACGTGTGGAGTAGTGGGTCTCATAACGCTCCCGCTATCCCGCATTACAGGCCGCTTGTCGTGAGCTAGGGCTTACACTTTGGATTCAGAATGCGCTCGAAAGCGGCAGGCGAAATGATGCGCACAGAACCCAGGGTTCCCAGAACCAACAGGTCTTGATCACCGCTTACGATATAATCAGCCCTGCCGGCCCGGGCCGTTTGGAGGTACGGCTCGTCATCGGGGTCCCTGCAGATTCCCGACGCTGGATAATCGCTAATGTTGACAATATCGGCAATCTGTTCCAGCAGAATGACAAACTCTTCCTTGTCGTCTTTGCCCATTTTCAGGTAGCGCTGGAGACGCGGGTAGGCCAGAACAGCCCGAAGTTCGGCGAGCAATGAATGCGAGGTCACCAAACGCACTGCCATTTCATCAACAACTGACCGGACAATCAATCCTGGCGTCGAATCCGTTCGAATCAAAGCACTGATGATGACATTCGTGTCCAAAACAATACGTAGCGCAGGCATGAAATCACCTCACACGCTTCGCGGCCCGGGTTTCGCGGCGGGCCTCATTGGCCAACGCCATGGCTTCTGCGTCCGTCTTTACGGCGTTCGGCCGGCTCAACCAATCGCCCAGCCGCAAGTGAGCCGCGCGCCGGATTGACTCCGCCTTTTCGACCGGCATCAGCACCGCCATTGGTTTGCCCTTGCGTTCGACCAGATACTCGTCGCCGCGAAGGGCAACCCGGTTAAGGATATCGCCAACGTGCTTCCGTACGTCCATCGTGGTAACAGTGATCATAACTCCCCTCCTCCTTTAACTAGTACAACTATGATAGATGCTGCAGTTGCAAGGTCAAGGCATTTTGCGATAGATGGTCGCGAAGATAGACGCTCACCTCGTCGTGGGTTCGGGCAAAATCACCGGAGAGTTGCCAGCCGGGAGGTGTGAAGCGGGGGCGTCAGCGCACCGTCTTTCTTAACCATTCAGAATCCCGAATTGCTTTTTCCACGTCCGCGGCGGACAAACGCATAACTGATCGGGGCGAACAAATGCACATATTTTCGGCAGACGATTTTTGGAGCAGATGATTGGATTCGTATGGCGACACCCTACGGTCTGTATGGCGGTATCGAGCGGCCGAAGTGGCTGATAGAAAACACTGGTCTCTTTAAGCATCTTGATCCCTTTATGACTGAACTCGAACTCCTGTAAACCTGAATCACCACGCCTTTTCTTCACTTTCTATTTTTGCAAAACTAAGCCACCTACTCTATTTTCAGAACGAACGGGAGACCCGATAGCGTGACGCGGTTGACATAGGGTGTGAATTTCGCATCGGTCGTGCCCATGATGACCTTATACTGCACCCAGGTGTCGCCGTTATGGGCCGGACAGGTTTGTACCCCGCTCACTTCGTAACAGGCTCCACTGGTGCCGTCAGGACCAATAAAGGGTTTTGCGCCCAGTTCGCCCGATGTCCTGGCCGTTCGCAACTGGAATTTCACGCTCGTCCCGGTCGGCGTTAAGGCATCCCAGGCCAGCGTAACATGACCCATGAACATCTTGATGGGCTTGGATACAAGACTCCCGCTGCTGACCGCAGCAGAGACATAGACCGCATTCCCGCTGCCCACACCCCCCACGTACAGCCTGCCGTGATACGGCAGGGCAACGGGATGCTGAACCTGCGCCGTCCCTGTGGCGGGAATATGCTGGGCGCAGGCCGTCCAGCTCTGGCCGCCGGCACTGCCATACAATTGGAGGTCCGTGCCTGACCACTTCAGCGCATACAGCCGGCTGTCATAAGCCACGACATCGGCAATATAGGCGTTGGTGAAACACGTTACGCTGGTGAAGGTCGCCAGGTCGGAGGTGTAAAGCATCCCTTCCGACGAGGAAGAGCCCGGCATGCAGGCAATATACAGTTTATTGGAAAACTCCTCATGACCGGTCACGTAACACGAATAATTCGCATTGCGGGCAAGCCAGCCGGCTCCATTGTTCACAGAGCCCCCCCCATACGCAAACACAGCCA contains:
- a CDS encoding AraC family transcriptional regulator — protein: MKNGTTSHIPAAILQGLRQTLEGAFTSTVALHVAPSEQTTDLLRPGIHCHRNWELFIPLHGALQFKAVGHPALTIGAGTLLIVPPECLHMQTASLPQAKNLRLLNMYIGASHESSNALQLGLRGPRNWLSFALTAAETVAWTVLLSEPPESVMGKVAQALGQRSRWSRERAAGLLRVLISAYAEVVTTPRHGDHVPGERHVNAAIAFLHTHYFEPDLSLRQVSLAVGLSSSRLSHLFRQTTGQTLSQTVVDIRLRRALQMLAQSGYIIKEIAALTGWSSQLYFSAAFHKRYGTSPSAYRTQASTKRTLAQTGGLSE
- a CDS encoding AraC family transcriptional regulator produces the protein MHSHACTEIIWYCGCEGWLPQGTERLRYRNGDIAVYQPGMLHGDECNKRGTQVCLGVTGSGAEALLPGVCHADPDTRKSCVQLRRELGRHDDGRQDRLNLLGGLLVLELRRQLATQAAAGPLEPPHVTAARRIFDTQFAKPLSIAGVAAQLSINPDYLRQLFIKHTGETPIHYLIRKRMEHACDLLRLNQETTTKIAARVGIENPYYFSRLFRNRFSLPPSQYRAKYTQKRAPS
- a CDS encoding putative toxin-antitoxin system toxin component, PIN family, with protein sequence MPALRIVLDTNVIISALIRTDSTPGLIVRSVVDEMAVRLVTSHSLLAELRAVLAYPRLQRYLKMGKDDKEEFVILLEQIADIVNISDYPASGICRDPDDEPYLQTARAGRADYIVSGDQDLLVLGTLGSVRIISPAAFERILNPKCKP
- a CDS encoding zinc-binding dehydrogenase, which encodes MMSQKIKAITFIGINHVEVRDYELGACGPTDIVVRTHYTMVSSGTELRVLGGLYGAKEKYPVIPGYSVVGEVVAVGPEAKGFRVGDLISGRNPRPVPGVASMWGGQASHHVYTTQGEDRPVLLPAGANPLDYIVAEISAISLRGVLAAAPKAGETAVVLGQGLIGAFSGAWLQAAGCRVIVADREPARLERSKAWGVAATVNVSEPDAEARIQTLCNGGADIVVESSGSVAGAMMAYQLIRKKPQAYGADYKVEPIVFYHQDWARLVMQANYLDKVTIDPFGFIPGEGVIILAPKDRGVEDRQRAVEAFRRGTLRAGDFIKKPVSFKEAPSAYAALRDDQKNNFSLAFDWTGE
- a CDS encoding Gfo/Idh/MocA family oxidoreductase, which codes for MTLRCAIIGCGSSAPGKGGAHSIGYAHGWAIGRVSGLKLVAAADRVEQNVADFAVEFAGCTSYTDYRAMLTQEKPDLVTVSAYPPYREEMVLAAVAAGAKGVVIEKPMAMGLGAARRMMTEAAKTGCRLFVHHQRRYGKPFEWWRQAVMDKEIGELEGIDIAQPFDTFINFGPHLVDAALFALGTERKAVLVIGATDLTDVGDYQGTKVETQMLSSLHFDDGTRMTIEVGKKTCGKLPVLRANGTRGFAELRLDPMSGEGCVFRKMTGSEGVVSPATNEHFHHSEDGTLYVHRAYEDIQRAMTTGSATRIDASEALRGLEIIMGIYESARLQRMLEFPIMQEVFPMECKD
- a CDS encoding nucleotidyltransferase, with product MLHKDFHDFLVLLTEHKVRYLVVGGYAVAVHGYPRYTGDLDVFIALDSQTAEAVAGAFYEFGFSKSDIDARTFLVPKSIVEVGHEPLKLHVMNAISGVTFDDAYTRRQTVRLDDLDVPFIGYEDLVRNKSATGRGKDKVDVEELERRRKVNPA
- a CDS encoding type II toxin-antitoxin system prevent-host-death family antitoxin; protein product: MITVTTMDVRKHVGDILNRVALRGDEYLVERKGKPMAVLMPVEKAESIRRAAHLRLGDWLSRPNAVKTDAEAMALANEARRETRAAKRVR